In one window of Procambarus clarkii isolate CNS0578487 chromosome 63, FALCON_Pclarkii_2.0, whole genome shotgun sequence DNA:
- the LOC123769623 gene encoding autotransporter adhesin BpaC-like, with the protein MAVYPADSSASPADSSASPADSSASPADSSASPADSSASPADSSASPADSSASPADSSASPADNSASPADNSASPADSSASPADSSASPADSSASPADSSASPADSSASPADSSASPADSSASPADSSASPADSSASPADSSASPADSSASPADSSASPADSSASPADNSASPADNSASPADSSASPADSSASPADNSASPADSSASPADNSASPADSSASPADNSASPADNSASPADSSASPADNSASPADSSASPADSSASPADSSASPADSSASPADNSASPADSSASPADNSASPADNSASPADSSASPADNSASPADNSASPADSSASPADNSASPADSSASPADNSASPADNSASPADSSASPADNSASPADSSASPGGSSSLLTTISPLVNKIFPGGQFLTCQQETFLVLLY; encoded by the coding sequence ATGGCTGTCTACCCTGCTGACAGCAGTGCCTCACCTGCTGACAGCAGTGCCTCACCTGCTGACAGCAGTGCCTCACCTGCTGACAGCAGTGCCTCACCTGCAGACAGCAGTGCCTCACCTGCTGACAGCAGTGCCTCACCTGCTGACAGCAGCGCCTCACCTGCTGACAGCAGTGCCTCACCTGCTGACAACAGTGCCTCACCTGCTGACAACAGTGCCTCACCTGCTGACAGCAGTGCCTCACCTGCTGACAGCAGTGCCTCACCTGCTGACAGCAGTGCCTCACCTGCTGACAGCAGTGCCTCACCTGCTGACAGCAGTGCCTCACCTGCTGACAGCAGTGCCTCACCTGCTGACAGCAGCGCCTCACCTGCTGACAGCAGTGCCTCACCTGCTGACAGCAGTGCCTCACCTGCTGACAGCAGTGCCTCACCTGCTGACAGCAGTGCCTCACCAGCTGACAGCAGTGCCTCACCTGCTGACAGCAGCGCCTCACCTGCTGACAACAGTGCCTCACCTGCTGACAACAGTGCCTCACCTGCTGACAGCAGTGCCTCACCAGCTGACAGCAGTGCCTCACCTGCTGACAACAGTGCCTCACCTGCTGACAGCAGTGCCTCACCAGCTGACAACAGTGCCTCACCAGCTGACAGCAGTGCCTCACCTGCTGACAACAGTGCCTCACCTGCTGACAACAGTGCCTCACCTGCTGACAGCAGTGCCTCACCAGCTGACAACAGTGCCTCACCTGCTGACAGCAGTGCCTCACCTGCTGACAGCAGTGCCTCACCTGCTGACAGCAGTGCCTCACCTGCTGACAGCAGTGCCTCACCAGCTGACAACAGTGCCTCACCTGCTGACAGCAGTGCCTCACCTGCTGACAACAGTGCCTCACCAGCTGACAACAGTGCCTCACCAGCTGACAGCAGTGCCTCACCAGCTGACAACAGTGCCTCACCTGCTGACAACAGTGCCTCACCTGCTGACAGCAGTGCCTCACCAGCTGACAACAGTGCCTCACCAGCTGACAGCAGTGCCTCACCTGCTGACAACAGTGCCTCACCTGCTGACAACAGTGCCTCACCTGCTGACAGCAGTGCCTCACCAGCTGACAACAGTGCCTCACCTGCTGACAGCAGTGCCTCACCTGGCGGCAGCTCTAGTCTCCTTACAACAATTTCTCCTCTTGTTAACAAAATATTTCCCGGGGGACAATTTCTTACCTGCCAACAAGAGACTTTTCTTGTGTTACTCTATTAA
- the LOC138354544 gene encoding uncharacterized protein, producing MVRVKLGMVRVKFVMVRVKLGMVRVKLGMDRVKLGMVCVKLGMVRVKLGMDRVKLGMVCVKLGMVRVNLDMVRVKLGMVCVKLGMVRVKLDMVRVKLGMICVKLGMVRVKLGMVRVKLGMVRVKLGMVCVKLGMVRVKLGMVRVKLVMVRVKLGMVRVKLGMVRVKLGMVRLGMVRVKLDMVRVKLGMVCVKLGMVRVKLGMVRVKLGMVRVKLGMVCVKLGMVRVKLGMVRVKLVMFVSSLVWFV from the exons ATGGTTCGTGTCAAGCTTGGTATGGTTCGTGTCAAGTTTGTAATGGTTCGTGTCAAGCTTGGTATGGTTCGTGTCAAGCTTGGTATGGATCGTGTCAAACTTGGTATGGTTTGTGTCAAGCTTGGTATGGTTCGTGTCAAGCTTGGTATGGATCGTGTCAAACTTGGTATGGTTTGTGTCAAGCTTGGTATGGTTCGTGTCAATCTTGATATGGTTCGTGTCAAACTTGGTATGGTTTGTGTCAAGCTTGGTATGGTTCGTGTCAAGCTTGATATGGTTCGTGTCAAACTTGGTATGATTTGTGTCAAGCTTGGTATGGTTCGTGTCAAGCTTGGTATGGTTCGTGTCAAGCTTGGTATGGTTCGTGTCAAGCTTGGAATGGTTTGTGTCAAGCTTGGTATGGTTCGTGTCAAGCTTGGTATGGTTCGTGTCAAGCTTGTAATGGTTCGTGTCAAGCTTGGTATGGTTCGTGTCAAGCTTGGTATGGTTCGTGTCAAGCTTGGTATGGTTCGT CTTGGTATGGTTCGTGTCAAGCTTGATATGGTTCGTGTCAAACTTGGTATGGTTTGTGTCAAGCTTGGTATGGTTCGTGTCAAGCTTGGTATGGTTCGTGTCAAGCTTGGTATGGTTCGTGTCAAGCTTGGAATGGTTTGTGTCAAGCTTGGTATGGTTCGTGTCAAGCTTGGTATGGTTCGTGTCAAGCTTGTAATGTTCGTGTCAAGCTTGGTATGGTTCGTGTAA